The genome window CACCGCGTAGAAGAAGCAGCCGCCCGGGAAGACCCTGGTGCGCGAGTACTCCAGCCACTGCTCGGCCAGCGCCCAGATCCGGCCGACCCCGACCGGCAGCTGCTGCACCGGCGCCAGCACCGCGTCCCAGTAGATCCGCTGGGCGGCCCGGACGGTGGCCAACTGCAGCTCCTCCTTGGAGCCGAAGAGCGCGAACACCCCGCTCTTGCTCAGCTCCAGCTCGGTGGCCAGCCGACCCAGCGAGAGCCCGCCGAGTCCCTCGACCGAGGCGATCGCGACCGCGCGCGAAAGCACCAGCCGCCGGGTCTCGTTGCCCTTCTGCACCCGGCCGTCCGTCGTGGGATCCGTCACTGCCCACCACCGTCTTTCCCTGGGAACCGCCGCCCGTGCGGCGTGGCGCACACACTGCTCCGCACACTGCTTTCCCGCCAGCGTAAAGGCTGATACGGATGGTCCGGCACACGACAACCCCTCAGTAACCCTCACCCACCAGGGAGTGCTCGCATGACCGGACCCGACCCGATCGACCTGCTGGCCGTGGGCGACCTGCTCACCGACGAGGAGCGGCTGATCCAGAGCACCGTGCGCAGGTTCGCCGACGAGCGGATCCGCCCGCACATCGCCGACTGGTTCGAGCGGGGCGTCTTCCCCGTCCGCGAACTCGCCCCCGAACTGGGCGCGCTGGGCCTGCTCGGCATGCACCTGGACGGGTACGGCTGCGCCGGGGCCGGCGCGGTGGCGTACGGAGCGGCCTGCCTGGAGCTGGAGGCGGCCGACTCCGGGCTGCGCAGCTTCGTCTCGGTGCAGGGCTCGCTGGCGATGCGGGCGATCCACGCCTTCGGCTCCGAGGAGCAGAAGCAGCAGTGGCTGCCGGGCATGGCGGCCGGCGAGCTGATCGGCTGCTTCGGCCTGACCGAGCCGGACTTCGGCTCCGACCCGGCCGGGATGCGCACCACCGCCCGCCGCAAGGGGCGTGGGGGCACCTCCCGCCCGGAGGGTGGGGGAGATTGGGTGCTCTCCGGTTCGAAGATGTGGATCACCAACGGCAGCGCGTCCGACGTCGCCGTGGTCTGGGCGCAGACCGAGCAGGGCGTGCGCGGGTTCCTGGTGCCGCGCGGCACCCGCGGCTTCACGGCGACCGACGTGCACGGCAAGCTCTCGCTGCGCGCGTCGGTCACCAGCGAGCTGCACTTCGACGAGGTGGTGCTGCCGGACGACGCCGTGCTGCCCGGGGTGAGCGGGCTGCGCGGTCCGCTCTCCTGCCTCAACGAGGCGCGCTACGGCATCCTGTGGGGCACCGTCGGCGCGGCCCGGGACTGCTACCAGGCGGCGCTGGACTACTCGAAGAGCCGGGTGCAGTTCGGCCGCCCGATCGCGGGCTTCCAGCTCACCCAGGAGAAGCTGGTCGAGATGGCACTGGAGCTGGAGAAGGCGCACCTGGTGGCCTGGCGGATCGGCCGGCTCAAGGAGGCCGGCGCGGCCCGGGCGGCGCACGTCAGCTTCGGCAAGCTGAACAACGTGCGCAGCGCGCTGGAGATCGCCCGCAGCGCCCGGACCGTGCTGGGCGCCAACGGGATCACCACCGCCTACCCGGTGCTGCGGCACGCGAACAACCTGGAGTCCGTGCTGACCTACGAGGGGACCAGCGAGATCCACACCCTGGTGCTCGGCGAGGCCATCACCGGGACGGCCGCCTACCGCTGACCGCCGGGCTGCTCGTGCTACTTGTTGAGGTAGGACGAGCGGTCGTGCTCGTCCGCCAGGAACGGGACGGACTGGAACCAGACCACCCCGCACTGGCGGCAGCACGGCTCCTCGGTGCGGCCCCACTCGGTGGAGTCCAGGGTGGCCGCGTCCTCGGGCAGGTCACGGCCGCACAGGCCCACGTGCTTCTCGTCCTGGACCATGTGCCACCGCGCCACCGGTCCTGACCTGCCCTGATCGCCGTATTCGGCGTGCATCTTGTGCAACATGACTCCACAGTGCTCCCCGGCGGGGGCAGACGCTAGGCGAGGCTGCCGTGCAGGCGCAGACGGGCGATGCCGCCGTCCGGGAAGACGTCCAGGCGGGCGTGGGTGGCCGGGTGGCAGGTCGGCAGGACGAAGCGGTGCAGGGTGTCCGGCCGCAGCTCGGTGCGGGGCAGCAGCTCGGACCAGCCCGGGGCCGCGGGGTCGGCCGGGTCGCCGGCGCCCGGGGCGGCGGCGTCGAAGGCGTGCAGGGCGGCCCAGCCGGCGGCGTTGCCCAGGTAGTTGGCGGTGTCGATCTCCACCGCGCGCACGGTGCCCCGGCCGGCCAGCCGCAGCCGCACCCAGTCGTGACCGCCGTCGCGGCGGCGGCGGGTCTCCCAGCCCTCGCCCATCACCCGGGAGCGGCCCGGCAGGATCAGGTTGACCGGCGGGGAGAAGAAGCGGTCCGAGGCGTCCTCCACCCGGCCGCCGTGCTCCAGGGCGGCCAGGTCGAAGCTGCCCAGGGCGGCCAGCCAGGCCGGGTCGGGGCGGGGCTCGCCGTGCACCCGCAGGCGGGCGATGCCGCCGTCGGGGTACTGGCGCAGGCGCAGGTGGGTCCAGCGGCGCGGGTCGGCGACCGGGAAGGCGTTGGCGGCGTGGCCGCGCACCGGGGCGGGGGCGAGCAGCTCGTGCCACTCGGTGGCCGGGTCGAGCAGCTCGGCCGGGCTCGGGGTGCCGGGCAGTGCGGCGGCCTCGACCGAGACCAGCTGGGGGTGGTTGCCGCGGAAGTGGGCGGTGTCCACCACCAGGCCGTGCACCGTGCCGGGCAGGCCGAGGCGGATCAGCGCCCAGTCGTGCTCCTCGGCGGCGGGGTGCGGGTGGGCGGTGCTGCCGCGCCGGCGGCGGGTCTCCCAACCGTCCATCAGCTGGCCCTTGGGGCCGAAGGTGTGCGGGCGGAAGACCGGACGCTCGGGGCGCAGCAGGTTCTCCCGCTCGGCGAAGAACTCGTCGCCGGCCGCCGGCACGCCGGCGCCGAGGCGGCGGTCGGCGAGGTCGGGCAGCAGCAGGAAGGGGAGGTCGGCGGGCAGGGGCTGGTAGTCGGCGTAGCCGAGGTCGTCGGAGGTCATGGCTCAACTGTGCGAGCGGGCAACCGTTCAGGTCCATCTCAAATAACTGACTGAATCGTTGAGGCAGACTGAACGATCGCGTCCAGCAGCCGGCGGACCGGCGGGACCTGCTCGGTGCCGGTGCGCACGGCGGCCACCACCCGGCGGCTCGGCCGGTCCGCGGGCAGCGCCCGGACCAGCACGCCCCGGCCGCCACCGCCCAGCAGCCGGGGCACCAGGGCCACCCCCAGGCCCGCCCCGACCAGCGCCAGGATCGCCGCCCAGTCGGCCGCCACGTGCGCCAGCTCCGGCACGAAACCGGCCTCCGCGCAGGCGCCCAGGGTGATGTCCCGCCACGGGCCGGCGCCGCCGAAGATCCACGGCTCGTCGGCCAGGTCGGCCAGCCGCAGCGGCCGGTGGGCGAGCCGGTGGTCCAGCGGCAGCGCCAGGTCCAGCGGGTCGTCGAGCACGGTGCGCTGGACGAACCGGGGGTCCGCGCCCTGGACGTTGAGCGAGAGCGAGAGGTCCACCTCGCCGGCCGCCAGCAGCTCCACCGCCTCGGCGGCCTCGGCCTCCACCACCCGCACCCGCAGCTCCGGCGCCCGCTCCCGCAGCGCGAGCACCGCCGGCACCACCAGCGCGGTGATCGCGGTGGCGAACGCACCGATCCGCACCTCGCCCGCCTCCCCGTGCAGGTAGCCGGCCAACTCGGCCTCGGCCTGCTCCAGTTGACCGAACACCCGGTCGGCGTGCCGGAGCAGCAGCCGGGCCGCCGGGGTCAACCGCACCCGCCGCCCGTACGGCTCCAGCAGCGGCGCCCCCACCTGCCGCGCGAGCGCCGCGAGTTGCTGCGACACCGCCGACGGCGTCAGCCGCAACCGCCCGGCCGCCGCCGTCACCGTGCCGCACTCGTCCAGCGCCTGCAGAATCCGCAGCTTCCTGAGGTCCCAGTCGGTCATGGGGGCAGGGTAGGGGGCCGCCGCCGGCGGGCCGGGATCAGGAGGCGACGCGCAGCAGGGGGTCCGGGGTGGGGGTGAGGTGCTTCTCGAAGCTGACGATGGCGCCGCGTTGGGGGTGGTTGTGCAGGCGGACCTGGTCGGTGAGGGCGCGGATCAGCAGGAGGCCGCGGCCGCTCTCGGCGGTGGGGTCGGGAAAGTGGTCCAGGTCGGGCAGGCGCGGGGCGGCCGGGGCGGGGCGGCGCGGTGGGAGCACGTGCACGTCGTAGGCGGTGGGGCGGGAGCGGTGCACCGGGCCCGGGGCGGGCAGCGAGGCGCGGCCCCGGCGGCGGCGCGGGTGGCCGTGCGGGGCTAGCGAGCGACTGGTGGACGGCCGGTGCGGGGGCGGCGGGGGCAGCAGGCGCGGTGCGGCGGGCAGTCCGGGCCCGGAGTCCACCACCTCGATCCGCAGCAGCTCGCCGTCCAGCGCCGCGGTCACCTGGAAGCCGTCGTCACCGCGCGCGTGCTCGACCGCGTTGGCGCACGCCTCGGTGAGGGCCAGCGCGAGGTCCTGGGCGATGCTCTCCGCCACCTTGGCCGTCGCCAGGGTGTTGAGCAGGATCCGCCGGGCCAGCGGAACGCTGGCCAGCTCGCGCTTGAGGTGCAGAGTCCACCAGATGTCCACGACCGGTCCCTCCTGGCTGGGGCTCCACATACAACTAGGTATTGCCTCGGGTACGCGCGGTGAACCGTCGCTCGGCGAGCGGTCCGCCCATTCGGCCGATGGCGTGCCGCGCCCCGCGCGCCGGTCCGCCTGGGGGCGCCCTCCCCCAGCCTTCGGCCGGGGGTGCCCCCAGGCGGCGCGGCGGGCCGGTGAGATGATGACCCGGCCATGAGCAGCCACCGTCCCGCCGCGACCCCGGGCGCCGCCGAGCCGGCCCCCCGGCGCTTCGGCGTACCCGCGCCGCGCGGTGCGGGCTGGGACCTGCGGCTGCTGCGTGCGGTGCCGTTCGCGGCGGTCTGCACGCTGATCGCGGCGCTCGGCCACCACCTGGCCCAGGGCTGCCCGGTGGCCCCGCGCACCGTGGCGCTCGGCTTCACCGCCGTGCTGCTGCCCAGCGCCGCGCTCGGCGGCCGGGAGCGCTCGCTGGCCGGCATCGCCGGCGCGCTCGGGATCGGCCAGCTCGGCCTGCACCTGCTCTTCCACACCGTCGGCCAGGCCGCGACGGCCGGCACCGGCGGCCTGACGCTGGATCAGCTGGCGGGTCGACTGGTCTGCAACGACATGCCGGGGATGCGCGGCATGCTGCCGCCCGGCACCGACCCGGCGGCCCTGGTCGGCGCGGCGGGCCTGGACCCGCACGCCGTCGCGGCCGCCGCCC of Kitasatospora viridis contains these proteins:
- a CDS encoding TetR/AcrR family transcriptional regulator, with the translated sequence MTDPTTDGRVQKGNETRRLVLSRAVAIASVEGLGGLSLGRLATELELSKSGVFALFGSKEELQLATVRAAQRIYWDAVLAPVQQLPVGVGRIWALAEQWLEYSRTRVFPGGCFFYAVGAEFDAQPGRVRDALAEASLAWHRIVLDELVAARAAGELREDADLDQLAFELTSYLEMANALSLLHGDETPYQRARRSVLLLLRSEARDETQVPAV
- a CDS encoding ATP-binding protein — protein: MDIWWTLHLKRELASVPLARRILLNTLATAKVAESIAQDLALALTEACANAVEHARGDDGFQVTAALDGELLRIEVVDSGPGLPAAPRLLPPPPPHRPSTSRSLAPHGHPRRRRGRASLPAPGPVHRSRPTAYDVHVLPPRRPAPAAPRLPDLDHFPDPTAESGRGLLLIRALTDQVRLHNHPQRGAIVSFEKHLTPTPDPLLRVAS
- the alc gene encoding allantoicase, with translation MTSDDLGYADYQPLPADLPFLLLPDLADRRLGAGVPAAGDEFFAERENLLRPERPVFRPHTFGPKGQLMDGWETRRRRGSTAHPHPAAEEHDWALIRLGLPGTVHGLVVDTAHFRGNHPQLVSVEAAALPGTPSPAELLDPATEWHELLAPAPVRGHAANAFPVADPRRWTHLRLRQYPDGGIARLRVHGEPRPDPAWLAALGSFDLAALEHGGRVEDASDRFFSPPVNLILPGRSRVMGEGWETRRRRDGGHDWVRLRLAGRGTVRAVEIDTANYLGNAAGWAALHAFDAAAPGAGDPADPAAPGWSELLPRTELRPDTLHRFVLPTCHPATHARLDVFPDGGIARLRLHGSLA
- a CDS encoding LysR family transcriptional regulator, whose product is MTDWDLRKLRILQALDECGTVTAAAGRLRLTPSAVSQQLAALARQVGAPLLEPYGRRVRLTPAARLLLRHADRVFGQLEQAEAELAGYLHGEAGEVRIGAFATAITALVVPAVLALRERAPELRVRVVEAEAAEAVELLAAGEVDLSLSLNVQGADPRFVQRTVLDDPLDLALPLDHRLAHRPLRLADLADEPWIFGGAGPWRDITLGACAEAGFVPELAHVAADWAAILALVGAGLGVALVPRLLGGGGRGVLVRALPADRPSRRVVAAVRTGTEQVPPVRRLLDAIVQSASTIQSVI
- a CDS encoding acyl-CoA dehydrogenase family protein — encoded protein: MTGPDPIDLLAVGDLLTDEERLIQSTVRRFADERIRPHIADWFERGVFPVRELAPELGALGLLGMHLDGYGCAGAGAVAYGAACLELEAADSGLRSFVSVQGSLAMRAIHAFGSEEQKQQWLPGMAAGELIGCFGLTEPDFGSDPAGMRTTARRKGRGGTSRPEGGGDWVLSGSKMWITNGSASDVAVVWAQTEQGVRGFLVPRGTRGFTATDVHGKLSLRASVTSELHFDEVVLPDDAVLPGVSGLRGPLSCLNEARYGILWGTVGAARDCYQAALDYSKSRVQFGRPIAGFQLTQEKLVEMALELEKAHLVAWRIGRLKEAGAARAAHVSFGKLNNVRSALEIARSARTVLGANGITTAYPVLRHANNLESVLTYEGTSEIHTLVLGEAITGTAAYR